In the genome of Penaeus chinensis breed Huanghai No. 1 unplaced genomic scaffold, ASM1920278v2 CTG_4963, whole genome shotgun sequence, the window tatatatatatatatatatatatatatggtagaaaaaaacacaatacacaaactgtacgtacatatacatacatctcgtATTACtggcgcatacatgtatataatatatatatatatatatatatatatatatataaaatatatatatatatacatatatatgtatatatatacaggtatttttttcactagatacatatatgtacaaatgtgtgtgtgtatgtttatgtatgtatgtatatatatattatatatatattatatatatatctgtgtgtgtgtatatatatatatatgcacacagttatacatgtacaaatgtataaatatgtacatgtatatgtgtgtatgtatatatataaatattttttacatttttatgtgtacatatatatatacataaaaaggcctacttatatgcatacactttcatacacacacacacacaccacacactcacagccatatatatgtatgtgtgtatatgtatatatatatatatatatatatatatatatatatatatttatatatatgtatataaataaatatatatatatatttgtgtatgtatatgtatatatatatatatatatatatattgtgtgtatatatatatatatatatatataaatgtatatataaatttatatgtatgtatatatgatatctacatatatatacatatgcatacacatacatctatacacatatgtatttatttatttatttatgtgtatgtatacacaaatatgtacatgaatgcatatatacttaaagaagtatgtatatatttatataaagatatttttatagatatatctatgcaAATCTGCATAgatttgcatgtatatttatataaatacgttgatgtaaatatatacataatatatacatacttcatgtttacatacgtttatgtatgtatgatatatgtatatattaatatatttattttacatatttatatatatgtatacatctgtatgtatatgtgtgtgtgtgtgtatatatatatatatgtgtgtgtgtgtgtgggtgagtgtgtgtgtgtgtgtgtgtgagtgtgtgtgtgtgtgtgtgtgtatgtgtgtgtgtgtgtgggggggggggacataatATTGTCCTTATTTTTACTGTTTCACATTTAGTTTCCAAAATCGTCCTCTTTATTATAATTTAAGTCATTATAAttcaaaaaaaatatgttaatgttTATGAAGGCTTTTGTATTTGCTATTTTTAGCCTTCCTGTTAATGcattctgtattatttattttcttttctttttttttcatctctctttcacaGTAGAACAATGAGTTTCCTCCACAACAGGATGTTTTTGGCCCCAGTCTCGGACGGAGAAATATTCGGCTCAGGAGTCGGTATAAAGGAGGAGCTCAGAGGAGGTGTCTCAGAGGAGGCATGCCTGGATATCAAAGAGGAGCCACTGGATTTTGGAGATGAAGCAGTGAGTGAAGCGAGCGATGGGAAGGTGAAACGCGAGGCAGATGCGAAAGACTCGTGTAACGCGGTTCGGCATTGTCGCGACGTGTCAAGATTGCCGCTCGTGGCTGAGGACTGCGGGAGCGGGTGTTCGGACGAGGACAAAAATGCGTACGAGGGAAGGCTTAAGGGAGATGCTCAGCCGAAGGCGGAAGCCGCGTCGAATCGATTTGTATGCGAGGTTTGCGGCAAAAAATTTTCTCAACGGTACCACTTAAATGTTCATATCAGAATCCACACAAAGGAGAAGCCTTACGTCTGTGATATTTGCAGCAAGGGATTCCCGTCCAAAAGTGATCTAGTAAAGCATatcagagtacatacaaaggagaagccatacagCTGTGAAATTTGCAGCAATGCCTTCTCGAAGAAAAGTCACCTAATAAGGCACATAAGAGTACATACAAGGGAAAAGCCatacagctgtgagatttgcagcaaggcCTTCACACACAAAACTAGTTTAGTAAGCCACATGATAGCGCATACAAGGGAGAAGCC includes:
- the LOC125024793 gene encoding gastrula zinc finger protein XlCGF8.2DB-like; protein product: MSFLHNRMFLAPVSDGEIFGSGVGIKEELRGGVSEEACLDIKEEPLDFGDEAVSEASDGKVKREADAKDSCNAVRHCRDVSRLPLVAEDCGSGCSDEDKNAYEGRLKGDAQPKAEAASNRFVCEVCGKKFSQRYHLNVHIRIHTKEKPYVCDICSKGFPSKSDLVKHIRVHTKEKPYSCEICSNAFSKKSHLIRHIRVHTREKPYSCEICSKAFTHKTSLVSHMIAHTREKPHSCEICSKAFSEKSHLVRHIRVHTKEKPHICEICNKAFSQKDSLVRHVRVHTREKPYVCEICNKAFSRKQNLVRHMIVHRNEKP